Below is a genomic region from Triticum dicoccoides isolate Atlit2015 ecotype Zavitan chromosome 5A, WEW_v2.0, whole genome shotgun sequence.
CCAACATTAGAACGGCAGCATCAGAATCATAGAAATCTCATAAAATTCCCAGATTCACGCACCAACGGAAACAAAAACTTCAGTTCTATGCAACAACCAGCATTACAAAACTAAAACCCTGCTCATGACAACATCTAGTAGCAGGGGCGGAGCGGAAGTAGCAAAATTCACACGATTCTGCACACTGAACCACACGGGTGCATTTGCCGGCTCAAGAAATGTGAAGGATTTCATTTCACGGGTTCAAAACGGACGCGCATAACCTGTGACACACGCGAGACATGGAGGCTAGTGGGGCGGGATCGGGTGGGGGGTACCTGAGACGTGGGAGGGGTGCCTGTCGCGCGCGGCGTAGGAGGAGGCGTCGTGCTCCTTGACGAGGTAGACGAAGGCGAAGCCGCCCTCGCCGATCTGGCGGAGGACGCGGAAGCGGCGCTCGTTGATCCACACGTCGCCGCCGCCAGTCGCTGCGTCGTAGAGGGCGTTGAGCCCCGAGAGGGAGCACCCCATACTCGGCGCCcttctcctcgccgccggcgaatTCGGGCGCGCGTCCTGGTCACCGGCGACTGCGGTGGCGGAGGGGTGGGTGTCAGCTGTGCTTGTTCAGTTGGTTCGATGGTTTCACGGGTCCACCCGATGACTTTGCGCCCCTCCGTGTTGGGAATCCCCGTGTTGTTGTGTGTACGCTTTGTTGGGTAGGACACGTAGTGAGAGTACAAAGTCAAAATTGTAGGAAAAGGAAAACAAAGAGCATTCCATAAATTGTatttcctccgttccaaaattcttgtctCAGATTTGTCTTagattagatttgtctagataaatctaagacaaatTTGAGAGAAGAATTTTAGGACGGAGGAAGTATGTATCATTTACACAAACCCCATTTTAACAAGAACTTATAAACACCACCTTTTGAGCATTTTTTGTATAACCACAACTTTTGCTTTAATTATTAACACAGTCCCCAAATCTCATCCGATGACCAAACTAAGAGGAATTCTAAAGGGGTCGATAAAACACATCGAATTCCATAACAACTGCCGTTTTGATGGATATGTCGTAAAAATGATATTCTAGCATAGTTGACAACCCGTACTTTATAGCTAGGAATGTATAATTCGGATCCAACATAATTCCTCGTGCCTACATTTGTAGGAGTAAGGGTTCATATTCCTTTTAAAAATGACTTGACACGGGAGACATTTTCACTCATGTTCCTTCTCCgcgcccgcgccgccaccgctcATTCCTCGCTGCAGCGATGCCTACAACGTCCGCAGCCCTACTGATGACGCCATGGACTCCGCCCCAACCCTAGAGTCAATTCCACCAGTGTCTCGTACGAATCATGAGCCTCGTGCACTGCCCGCCTTCTCATTCTGTCGCCGCCTTGGCCAACACCTTGTCGGCTTGGACATCAGCGACGCGTGCGCACTAGTGAATGACCGTCCACCATCGTTATCAACATTGACTCAGTACTTCGACATGCCTCCGCAACCATCAATGCGAATGTCGATTATTTGCACAGATATAAGAGAAATGGAAATGGGAGATAGAAAATTATGGAGGGCGCGGTTTTGGAGAATCCGAGTTTGCACATTACCTCCGCGGTCTCCAGCAAATTACAAAGTTTGATCCAAAAGTGCTTTGGATCATGTTATTTTGACGACTAACTGTCAAGCCTACTAGTCTAGCCCGACGTGGATGCTAACAATTGGAGAACCTTTGATGATAAATTAAGAAAAAACTAAATTGTTATGATTTTTCAATTATCTTTCTTACACGGGGCTTGGCATGCTTATGAATCATGTCGAAAGTAAAATTGCTTAAAGATAAAATATCCTTAGTAGTGCCTTTCTTTGTGTAGAAAAGACAACAAATCGTCATGTCCTCTCCGAAGGTGAGTGAGACGTCACCCTTCCTCTGGAGTGGGGGGAGGTACCGATCTACCAAATGGAGACATATCTTTCCTTGTTTTGGGGCTTTTAGGTGAGTCACGTGAAAATCTGGTAAATAAAGTTTTCTTGAGCCCCCCTATCTCGATGGAGTCGAGCGGTGGCATGGCTCGTTGGTGTAGATTTTAGCCGGGCTCTCTAGCCAGTTAGGCTAGCTTTGCAAGGCTTGCCGGAGTGGCAGCGGTGACTTACTTTTGCAATTTGGTCCGCTGGCCTCTTCTTCGTTGTGTTGGTGTAGCCTTCGACGCTGGCGTAAAGCCCTATGTTTTTGTTTTCATTTGGGAATTGAGAACTTGGATCTGTCGATCTTCATGCAGCGACCACTTCGCCATGTTTTTCAACATGGCGTTCGTTCGGCACGAGGACCGTGGCATTTCTAAGAATTATTCAAGTTCGAACCCTGCCAACATTGGCATTCCTCACCCAAAAATAAGAAATAAAAAAATTGGCATTTAAGGATCAGATCATCCTCATTTGCATCATCTGGGATATTGCATTGTTCACCAATCATAACGACATTCAGAACGTACTGATGGTCAAAGCAACCACATAGTTTGGGTATTGCAAGAACGCAAAGAGGTCGATTTTCTTTTGAATTTTCACTGGGAAAGAGGTCGAAATTAtatgtattttcggacggagggagtacgtttcAGTTCAGGTGCTCTGTTCCTGAGCATGTCCGCCCTGCGGTACGTTGAGCGCAGGACCTCGACGCCGTGGCAAGATGAAGCCATATCCTCCTGCAGACACAGCGTGTCACGATACATGTGGTTTGGTCGCAGTACCTGTACGGCCACAGCGTGTCGACCTTCACCTGCGCCGCGAGCTAGAGCGGCATGCCCTCCTCTCCAACGAGTACCTTACCCGGTGGCGACGCGGGCAAAGGTGCCGTCGAAGCAGAAGAAGGTGGGGAATGGCGGCTCCGCGCCGACGGCGATGCAGGTCGATTGTGAAGGGGACCTGTCTAGGAAACTAGAGCTAAGATGGATGCCGAGGAAATGGTAATGGGAAGCGGCAATCAACCGCTCTCGAAGAAATGCCTCAGTTGGATGCACATCACATGGCCTGGCCTTAAAGTGTCGCTGCTTCAGCTATGTAATGCATGGCTCAAGTTTGTTCTAGTTTCGAATCCTGTAGAGAGCCTATCTCTTCTTTTGTGTTTGACCTGAGCTGATGTGAAACTGAACGCTGTGGTTTCTTTTCTTGATGCAAAATGGAGCCGGGGAGCAACTCCTGTTATCATCAATTTTCCTTTGAGCCAAACATGATTTCCTAGCGTACAGGGCTTGGGAAATCTAGCTCTTGCACAACATGGCAACCGTACTCTCTATGGCCAGCTTGAGGCCTGAGGCTGCATTTACAACATTATGAAGACAAAAACGATAGTATCATGTGAACAATCTGCATCAATTTCAAAACACGCAGAAACGGGTTGACTATCATGTGAACAATCTGCATCAATTTCAAAACACGCAGAAACGGGTGCACTCACAACCATGCGTCAATTTCAGAAAGCCAGACTATGCAAACCAGCTTTTACATGCAAAAAAGGCGGCAACCAAGCTTTTACATGCCACAAAGCCAGACTAGTCACGAGCAGCTCCGTAATGGAAAGTCATTAGTCTGATTTTAAATGCCACAAAGCCAGACTAGCCATCCAGGTTCACAAGCTGGAGCAAAATATCTCAACCAAGCTGTTCCCTGAGCAATTACAGAGAGCAAAATGTAAAAGAGCAAAATATTCTTCCTAACTTGGACTATAAAGTCTTCCGTGTATTATGAAATTACAATTAATGCAACTCTCAGAATCAAGACAAAGTGAGTTGTTAGGAAATTTTCAAGATTGTTCTTATAACTAATCACAGAGTGATAAAGTAGGCCAAATTAAGGCAGTTAACAGGTCCATTTTTGAAGAGAAAAAACAACAAAGATAATGTAAATCTGTAAGCTGAAATCTATCTTCAAGAATAAAGAAGACCAACATCACTGTATCTTCTTGATGAAATTATCTTGACGCAGAGGAATTATACTTTCAACAAACGTATGAAtgctgaaaggaaactcagattctGGACAGGCAATCTCCAATTCCTCAGAGTTTGAATTTGGATCATAGCAGTATAGGTTCCGAGCAAACAACTGCACCCAAATTTTGGAATCATGAAAAAGTGTGTGTCTTGGAGTGAAATAACATGATTGCATCAACGGAGGCAAAGATATGTGGTATCTATGAGTCCAACTCTGCTTATCATCGTCATCGAGCATTAATATGTCCATTGTACGAGGTATACCTTCAAGCGCACCATCCACAACTAACAAACATAGTTTTCCCTCGAGCTCAGACAAAGAACAATGCCCTCCATAGGTCTTGCGTGGAGGAAGCATTAAGACATCAAACTTTTCACGTTGAAGATCCAAACAATTGATACGTGATGAAGAGATATAACGGAACCTTGTCAAATAATACACTGAACCATTCACATGTATACCTCTATCAATTGGTGCCCCACGGAGACTCCCAATTTGTCTCCAGTCTCTATCTCCAATTGTGTATATCTCGCAGAGCACCTCGAGAGAACCAGCATGAGCTCCCGGGTAAAAATGTGCAATCTTGTGTTGCTTAGTTGACGGGCAAAACCCCAAGCAGTGCCAGTTGCATGATGAGAATTGGCTGCTTCCTGCAGTGTACATTGGCTTCGGCAACACAAGAGATTCACCGGTTGTCGGGTTGAGCAACTCCACTGCTCCTTTACTGTCACCTAGGCAGAGCAGGCCGTTGCAAGAGTTGTGCACAAACAGGGTCTGAGCAACCAAGGGCCTAGACAGCTGGTACATGTATCCATTGGCGTCTGCGAGCACCATGGCAAGAGACCTATCATTTGCTCTGTCATTTGCAAAGAGCAGCAACTTCTGCTGGCTTCGGTTCAGGTGCTCGTGAACAAAATGCACATCGGAAAGCAATGACATCCAGGATTTGCATACCATCCTGCAAGAAGCGAGGGTGCGGGCAGGCAGCCTGTGGAAGACCTCGGTGAGCGCATCACTGCAGAGCAGCTGAGCATTCCCCTCCACTACCTTTGCTTTCTTCCCTCTCATCATCAAAGTCTTGCTAGGCGAGGACATGCTCACTGGAGAACAATCACTACTGATCAGGCTTGAGCAAAAGCGATCTGCCCTGGTTGCTGCAAATTGATGAAATAATCACAAATATCAACACAAGAAACGCAACAATTACAGCAATCTGCAAACCCAATGAGCTTTACATACCTCCATGATCCAGCCCGGACTAGCCACGGCCACGCAGGGTTCAACTTCAACCTAGTTCTTGAAACCAAGAAACAAGCGCCCAATCTCAGCACGACGAAGTCCACCAAGCAGGACTCACCAGCAGATGCGGAGGCTGCATTGAGGAAGGACCTCTCACACCACCTGCCGCCTGGAGGTTTCAATTACGCCGCCAAGGAACTCGCACCACATGGTAGGTGGGTGGGCGGCGAGCTGTCTGAGTTCTTGTAGACTGAAGAGGCCAACGAACCAAACCTACCGGCCGAACCAACACAACCAATCAATCAATCAAATCAACGAACCACCGCGCCGAATCGGGCGGCTAAGGAAACAAGGAGACGGCGGGAAACGGACGGGGTACCTCTGCGGTACGAACGAAGCAGGCCCTCGATCGGGAGCGGAGGGCGGCGACCGTGGCCTcgccgacgacgacggcggcggcgagccggCGACTTTCTCTCTTCTCCGCCCGCCCCTCCCTCTTCGTCGGTTGCTTTCGTCCTTGTTTAATTCTGGACGGAGCAGGGGGGGGTGGATGTATATGATGCTTTGCCTCGGTCGCTGCCGTCTCGTGCGTGTCGACTGGACGAGGCGTGACCGCCTGGATCGGCTACGCGGCGCGAATCTCGACGGATAAGAGGGGGTGCCGGGGCGGCGGGGCCGTTGAGAGTTGAGGCGCGGAGTGGGCGGACGGGGGTGGGTGTGCAGCCGCAGTGGGCCGGACGTTTCGGGCCGTCGCTCTCCGAGTCGCAATCATGGCGACCGCCGTAGTAGCATGGGACACTTTTTCCTTTTAGCATCGGACAGTGAATAAATCCATGAGCTCATAGCAATGTCAAAACGATTTGCAATCTTCCTTTTATACGGAAACTCGGCGTTAGAGCAACTCTAACGCATCCCGTATCTGTAAAGAAAAAAACTGTCGTTTAAAGAAAATTTGCGTGAATAAATACCTCCAACAAATTTCATAGAATAAATTTACAGGATCCTTAAACTTGGCCCGAATTTTCTTCAAATTTAGGAGAAGTTTTGCTTCCCGTAAACTTTTGGCCGCAACATGACCGCTGAAACCCATTGCACCACCGCCGCCCCCCGAAAAAAGTAGCTTTCGGGAAATTTTCCCTAAAATTTACAATCATCCTGGTGCTTTACAGGAAGTCTGGTAGACggaccgttggagttgctcttagtcaCTTTCAACCCGATTCATCGCCTATGTGTCCTTTACGTCTGTAGTCTTGTAGATAAACAAGACACACCATATTTTTTGAGAGTACGTCTAggcgtaccatagctttatagaagaTAGAAAGTCAACTACAAGAAAACTAGCACTCGCTGCGAACAACGAGTGTAGCTCACACCACACCCGAGAAAGACCAAAGACGGGCACCACCGCAAAGCAAACTACAACACCAGAGGGCCTATCCTAAGATGAAACACAACACCGCATCACGACCGACGCCGGTCACCTCCAAAGACCACAACTACCGCAGAGCTTCTCTTGTCGACGCACCATCCATTCTGAGCGCCTAAGAGGAAGTGGCAAGTGAATGGCAGGACTCGATCCAATCCCAAGAAGACGTCGTCTTGGACACACCGGCGACGGGCGTACATAGCGTCGTCGAGGATCAAGGAAGGACAATGACGAGCACTGAAGGAGAACAACGAGGAAGCATCCATGTCTCCAAACACCATGCTCCCAGCGGAGGGACGATGTCGAGGACGCCGCCATCGTGCAGATCCACCACCGAATCGAGGCTTTCGCCCGGAGACAGCCACCGGTTCCAGAAGAGTAAGAGAAATGACGAACACGCTTCgacgatgcctccaaggaggggaatGACAACCATAGGTGGCACCATCGCCGACCCGGCAAAAT
It encodes:
- the LOC119301440 gene encoding putative F-box protein At3g23960 gives rise to the protein MSSPSKTLMMRGKKAKVVEGNAQLLCSDALTEVFHRLPARTLASCRMVCKSWMSLLSDVHFVHEHLNRSQQKLLLFANDRANDRSLAMVLADANGYMYQLSRPLVAQTLFVHNSCNGLLCLGDSKGAVELLNPTTGESLVLPKPMYTAGSSQFSSCNWHCLGFCPSTKQHKIAHFYPGAHAGSLEVLCEIYTIGDRDWRQIGSLRGAPIDRGIHVNGSVYYLTRFRYISSSRINCLDLQREKFDVLMLPPRKTYGGHCSLSELEGKLCLLVVDGALEGIPRTMDILMLDDDDKQSWTHRYHISLPPLMQSCYFTPRHTLFHDSKIWVQLFARNLYCYDPNSNSEELEIACPESEFPFSIHTFVESIIPLRQDNFIKKIQ